The sequence below is a genomic window from Massilia oculi.
CTGCCAGCCAATTCACCGGCTGGCGGCGGCAAGCTGATCGAAAGCCTGATCGGTCTCGAATACAAGGCTGATTGCTGGGTGTTCCGGATGGGCGCGCAGCGCTTCGTGACCGCCGCGCGCGAGGCATCGACGCCGATCTTCTTCCAGCTCGAGCTCAATGGCTTGTCGCGCCTGGGCCTGGGTAACCCGCTCGATTCGTTCAACAAGAGCATCCCGGGCTATACGCGACTGAACACCGGAATTGGACGTCCATAAGCAAGCGTTCAGACTAGCCGTCCATAATTCGTCGTCCATGATGTGAACTATCCTGAAATGAGTGTTATCAAGATGATGCGTACTACCCGTTTGCAGTCCCTCCAGATGGCGGCAGCATTGCTGTGCGCGCTAACCGCGGGCCAGGCGCTGGCCCAGGCCGACACTTCAGCCGCTACCGGCGGCGGCTTCCTGCCGCCGGCCTCGGCCAACGCCAAGGTGGTCGATTCGATCCAGGTCGTCGTCAACGACGAAGTGATCACCCGCAACGAAGTGACCGGCCGCGTGGCCCAGGTCACCCAGAACATGAAGGCGCGTAACGCCCAGATGCCCGACCCGGCCACCATGGAGCGCCAGGTGCTCGAGGCGATGATCGTCGAGCGCGCCCAGCTGCAGCTGGCGAAAGAAATGGGCGTCAAGGTCGACGACCGCACCCTGGACGCCACCATCGGCCGCATCGCCGAAAATCAGAAGATGTCGGTGCAGGACATGCGCAACCAGATGGAAAAAGAGGGCATGCCGTTCGCCCAGTTCCGCGAAGACATCCGCAACGAGATCATGATGCAGCGCCTGCGCGAGCACGAGGTCGACAGCAAGATCCAGGTCTCGGAAGCCGAGATCGACACCTATATGGCCGCCGCCAAGGCTGCCGAGGCCGACCGCATCGAGGTCGACATCTCCCAGATCCTGGTGCGCGTGCCAGAGAACGCCTCGCCCGAGCAGATCGCCGCGCGCGCCGCGCGCGCCGAGGAAGTGATGCGCCAGCTGCGCACCGGCGCCGACTTCGCGCGCATGGCCTCCACGTATTCCGACGCGCCCGACGCGCTCAAGGGCGGCGAGATCGGCTGGCGCGACGCCGACCGGCTGCCGCCAATGTTCTCGACCGAGCTGCGCAAGCTCGAAGCGGGCCAGGTCACGCCGATCCTCAAGACCAACGTCGGCTTCCACATCCTCAAGCTGTCCGGCAAGCGTCCGCTGGGCGGCGAGACCGAGAAGTCGGTGGTCGAGCAGACCCATGCGCGCCACATCCTGATCAAGGTCACCCCGACCATGACCGAGGGCGAGGTCAAGCGCAAGCTGCTCGAGCTGAAGGAAAAGATGGACAACAATGCCGGCACCTTCGAGGACCTGGCGCGCCTGCACTCGCAGGACGGTTCGGCGTCCAAGGGCGGCGACCTGGGCTGGCTGTACCCGGGCGACACCGTGCCGGAATTCGAGACCGCGATGAATGCGCTCAAGCCCGGCGAGGTGTCGGACGTCATCCAGTCGCCGTTCGGCTTCCACCTGATCCAGGTCATCGGGCGCAAGAGCGAAGACGTGACCCAGCAGAAGGAACGCAATGTGGCGCGCCAGGTCCTGCGCGACCGCAAGATGCAGGAAGCAATGGAAGACTGGATGCGCCAGGTGCGCGACCGCGCCTACGTCGAGTTCCGCGAGGAGCAGTAAGACCATGGCTGCGCCACAGGCGCCCGGGCGCCCGTTGGCGCCGCAGTCGGCCACATCGAGGCCAGTGTTGGCGATCACGGTCGGCGAGCCGGCCGGCATCGGTCCCGAGATCGCGATCCGCGCCGCCTGGGCCCTGCGCGAGCAGGCCAACTGCGTGCTGGTCGGTGACGCCGCCTTCCTGGCGCTCACCGCCAGTCTGATCGATCCCGCCATCCGCCTGTCGGCGCTGTCGACCCAGGCCCTGCGCAATGGCGGCCTGCCGCACTTCGGCGCCGGGCGCCTGGCGGTGGTCGACGTGCCGCTGGCCGCGCATGTCGTGCCGGGCCAGCTCGATCCCGAAAATGGCCTGGCGGTGCTGGCCACGCTGGACCTGGCGATCGAAGGTTGCGGCCGTGGGTGGTTCGATGGCATCGTCACCGCGCCGTTGCAAAAAAGCACGATCAACGACGCCGGCATCGCGTTTTCCGGACATACCGAATACCTGGCCGAGAAGACCGGCACGTCCCGGGTGGTCATGATGCTGGCCGGATCGCCTGGCGGCGACCAGCCCTACCTGCGCGTCGCCCTGGCCACGACCCATCTGCCCTTGAAGGACGTGCCGGGGGCGCTCACGCGCGACAACCTGACCCAGGTGCTGGACATCCTGCACGCCGACCTGCGCGACAAATTCGGCATCGCGGCGCCCGTGATCCTGGTCACCGGCCTGAATCCGCACGCCGGAGAAAACGGCTATCTCGGCCGCGAAGAGATCGACGTCATCACGCCGGTGCTCATGGATGCGAGAAGCCGCGGCATCGACGCGCGCGGCCCGTATCCGGCCGACACCCTGTTCCAGCCCAAGTACCTGAAGGATGCGGACTGCGTGCTGGCGATGTACCACGACCAGGGCTTGCCGGTGCTGAAGCATGCGACCTTCGGGCGCGGCATCAACGTCACGCTGGGCCTGCCCCTGATCCGCACCTCGGTCGATCACGGCACCGCCCTCGACCTGGCGGCCCGGGGCCTGGGCCTGGCCGATTGCGGCAGCATGGAGGAGGCGATCCGCGCCGCCATGCACATGGTGGCCGCGCGCCGCGCAGCCGCCACTCTCGAATCATCAAGAAAGCAAGCATGAAACACGTCGCACGCAAGCGCTTCGGCCAGAACTTCCTGACCGATGACCATGTCCTGAACAATATCATCGACGCCATCGGACCGCGGCGCGGCGAAACGATGGTCGAGATCGGCCCGGGCCTGGCGGCGATGACGGCGTTGCTGCTCAAGTCGCTCGATCATATGCACGTCGTCGAGCTCGACCGCGACCTGGTGGCGCGCCTGGAAAAAGCCTACCCGCGCGAGCGTCTCACCGTGCATTCGGGCGACGCGCTCAAATTCGATTTCGGGTCGATTCCCGTGCCGGACGGACAAAAACTGCGCGTGGTCGGCAACTTGCCATACAACATCTCGAGCCCGCTGCTGTTCCACCTGGCCGAGTTCGCCCACCTGGTCGAAGACCAGCACTTCATGCTGCAGAAGGAAGTGGTCGAGCGCATGGTGGCCGAGCCGGGTACCAAGGCCTACAGCCGCCTGTCGGTGATGTTGCAATGGCGCTACGACATGGCCATGCTCTTCATCGTGCCGCCGACCGCCTTCGATCCGCCGCCGCAGGTCGATTCGGCCATCGTGCGCATGGTGCCGACCCGGCGCCAGCTGCCGTGCGACGGCAAGCGCCTGGAGGCGGTGGTGGCCAAGGCCTTCTCGCAGCGGCGCAAGGTGATCCGCAACTGCGTGGCCGGCATGTTCACCGAGGCGCAGCTGGTCGAGGCCGGCATCGATCCGGGCGTGCGTCCGGAAGCGGTCAGCCTGGAGCAATACGTGGCGCTGGCCAACCTGCCCTGACACGTCATTCCTGCCGCTGGCGGCAATGACTTCCCGCGAAGGCGGAAACCCGAGTTTTGTGCGGCTTGCCGCACAAAACATGATAGCGCCGCCGGTCGGCGCTCTTTTTACGCCCAACGATGTCCATGTTGCGCCGCAACATACGGGTTATCACGTATTTCCGGGGGCTGGGTCGCCGATTTGTGCAGTCTGTCGCATGCCGCTGGAGAGCGTCGGACCAAT
It includes:
- a CDS encoding peptidylprolyl isomerase; the encoded protein is MMRTTRLQSLQMAAALLCALTAGQALAQADTSAATGGGFLPPASANAKVVDSIQVVVNDEVITRNEVTGRVAQVTQNMKARNAQMPDPATMERQVLEAMIVERAQLQLAKEMGVKVDDRTLDATIGRIAENQKMSVQDMRNQMEKEGMPFAQFREDIRNEIMMQRLREHEVDSKIQVSEAEIDTYMAAAKAAEADRIEVDISQILVRVPENASPEQIAARAARAEEVMRQLRTGADFARMASTYSDAPDALKGGEIGWRDADRLPPMFSTELRKLEAGQVTPILKTNVGFHILKLSGKRPLGGETEKSVVEQTHARHILIKVTPTMTEGEVKRKLLELKEKMDNNAGTFEDLARLHSQDGSASKGGDLGWLYPGDTVPEFETAMNALKPGEVSDVIQSPFGFHLIQVIGRKSEDVTQQKERNVARQVLRDRKMQEAMEDWMRQVRDRAYVEFREEQ
- the pdxA gene encoding 4-hydroxythreonine-4-phosphate dehydrogenase PdxA; this translates as MAAPQAPGRPLAPQSATSRPVLAITVGEPAGIGPEIAIRAAWALREQANCVLVGDAAFLALTASLIDPAIRLSALSTQALRNGGLPHFGAGRLAVVDVPLAAHVVPGQLDPENGLAVLATLDLAIEGCGRGWFDGIVTAPLQKSTINDAGIAFSGHTEYLAEKTGTSRVVMMLAGSPGGDQPYLRVALATTHLPLKDVPGALTRDNLTQVLDILHADLRDKFGIAAPVILVTGLNPHAGENGYLGREEIDVITPVLMDARSRGIDARGPYPADTLFQPKYLKDADCVLAMYHDQGLPVLKHATFGRGINVTLGLPLIRTSVDHGTALDLAARGLGLADCGSMEEAIRAAMHMVAARRAAATLESSRKQA
- the rsmA gene encoding 16S rRNA (adenine(1518)-N(6)/adenine(1519)-N(6))-dimethyltransferase RsmA, translating into MKHVARKRFGQNFLTDDHVLNNIIDAIGPRRGETMVEIGPGLAAMTALLLKSLDHMHVVELDRDLVARLEKAYPRERLTVHSGDALKFDFGSIPVPDGQKLRVVGNLPYNISSPLLFHLAEFAHLVEDQHFMLQKEVVERMVAEPGTKAYSRLSVMLQWRYDMAMLFIVPPTAFDPPPQVDSAIVRMVPTRRQLPCDGKRLEAVVAKAFSQRRKVIRNCVAGMFTEAQLVEAGIDPGVRPEAVSLEQYVALANLP